Proteins encoded within one genomic window of Saccharopolyspora pogona:
- a CDS encoding aldehyde dehydrogenase family protein: MSAVNTVINPATEEPIIEFASFNAADAETAGTRAVEAQRAWVGLPMSVRREAMNAIAGVVESHVDELARLEALGSAANSDWPPSTATPS; this comes from the coding sequence GTGTCCGCTGTGAACACTGTCATCAATCCCGCCACGGAAGAGCCGATCATCGAATTCGCCAGCTTCAACGCCGCTGACGCCGAGACCGCGGGGACCCGGGCGGTCGAGGCGCAGCGCGCTTGGGTCGGGCTACCGATGTCCGTCCGGCGGGAGGCCATGAACGCGATCGCCGGAGTTGTCGAGTCGCACGTGGACGAGCTCGCGCGGCTGGAGGCTCTGGGATCGGCCGCGAACTCGGACTGGCCGCCATCGACGGCTACACCGAGCTGA